The sequence below is a genomic window from Theobroma cacao cultivar B97-61/B2 chromosome 6, Criollo_cocoa_genome_V2, whole genome shotgun sequence.
GTTGGAAAGGATTATTGCTGCCAACCCTCCAAGCAATCATCAGCACTCCGACAATGAAAACAACTACTACAGCAACAACGACCACCACCATATGTACTTGCCTTTTACATGCCAATCCAGAGATGAGGAAGAAACATCATTAGAATTACTCATAGAACAGCTCAAACACAAGGAACAACAAGAAACTAACGACCTTATGTCTTTGCCTATGGACGCTGCTTATTCGCATAGACTGCCTGAGGAAGCCAAGAGTTTTCTATCCGACGCCGACGGCGTTGCTAGCATGGAAACCTACACCCCGATAGCTGCAACTACACTACAAACCTCGTCGACGTTGTTACGAGGTAAGGCCAAGAGTGTAGATGATTTTCAGCTCAATAACTTCGACGACTGCTATGGCGGTCTTGATATGCTACCTGATGTCAATCactacaatttttcactttgagCATGTCAGCAGCAAGCTTCATGGGATCAAAGAGATTCATAGTCAactaatttcttctttttttttttctttatttctatttatttatagaTACATAATTGTTTCTGGGGTTGTGAAGGGTACaggaaataatttttttcttattttttttttggttttgaaaggCATTAGGAAAGAGAACATTGAATCTTTCTCTTGCTTAGATGTGTGCCTGCTTGAATGCTTAATTTGTTTCTTCAACTTAATTTATATCCCAAATGGGattgaaataaaagaaaattatacatAGCCTTCTGTCTTACTCTGTTGTGATCATAATATTTACGAACATGTACTTCTtcccttcctttttctttgtccCTCCTCGATTTTCATTaggattaattaaaaataaagattttgattttaatgtattttagattaagaaaaaaaaaaagagtattagatgtctaaaacttaaaaaaaaaatcatttacaaacatctcaaaacaaaaaaaaaaaagacgaAAGAAGTTCTACATTATATTGATACCATGAGGTCCAACTTTTTAATGTTTGAACCAAAAAATTTAAcagtaaaattttgaaaatgtcaAGATCAAATATTCATGtatatttattattcaaaCAGCATAGCATTTCAAATTATAAATGGAAATTTTACTATAATTCTCTTTATACGTGattgaaattcatgaaaaatatgattaaaatgaaaaaaataaatttattgaaagaactcaaaatgataaaaaggattaagaCAAAATACATCAAacaattttttgtaattttcattttttagtaaataaatttttttaaaacaaaataaaattgtttggattttttttagtaattgCAATTAAACTATGACTgaattaaattacatattacaaacgaaaaataaaaaaattctcatttttggttttttttttcatttttttggcCTTTTGTAATTTTCATGGATATAAGTACAAATGTACAATTTTTTTGCCAACATGGCACCAGATTGAAATTGTTCGGACTTGGTTGATGGGTCCATTTGGTAACATGTTTGAGTTTCGCTTTTACATCGTCTCCCGACCCGTTTAGACAGTGCTGTTCTTTTGGGGATAAGCCCTCTCTTTCCGTTCACTCTTTTTCACTTATCCATGGCAgcaacagcagcagcagcagcccCGGCTCTCTCTTCCCTCTCTTCTCTCACTGTTCGCACCCCCACTCCTCCCTTTTCCTTCGTCTTCCCCGGACCCTTAAAACCCTTTTCTCTCTCCCGCTCATTTCCTTCCCTTTCCCTCATAGCCCATGCCAAAGCCTCCGACATCGACACTTCCTTCTTCGACAACGTCAACCCCGAAGAAGACGTCGTCTTCGACCCTCCAACGCCCCCAGAAGGCTTCACCCCACCACCTTCTTTCGACGATGGCCCCGACGAAACCGAAGACGAAATCGCCGCTGCCTATGAGGAGCTCTACGGCCCAGCCTACAGTGGATTCTCCGTTTTAGGCAACGATGTTTACGTGATGGACtctaaagtgaagaaaacaAGTGCGTTTGGGAAAGTTAAGAAAGAGAAGGTAAGAGATGGCTTTGAGGAAAGAGTGGTTCAAGTTAGGAGAGTTACTAAAGTGGTTAAAGGAGGGAAACAATTGCATTTCAGAGCTATTGTTGTGGTTGGTGATAAGCAAGGACAAGTGGGTGTTGGGGTTGGGAAAGCTAAGGAAGTTATTGCTGCTGTTCAGAAATCGGCCGTGAATGCTAGGAGGAATCTTATAACTGTTCCTATGACTAAGTATTTGACTTTCCCACACCGGTAAGGagtttaatttcttgcttTGGTTTAATTGGGGCATGGCATTTCATTGGAAAAGTTATGTTTTTGAGTTGTTTGAATGATGCAATTGGTCGTTTCTTTTTGGGGTTGTTTTAGTGATAGAGAAACTGTTCTGTCTTGGCCTCATGGATGTAAATATGAtttctttttatgtttaatcGAGTTTCCCTGAGCATTTCTTGCTCATTAATTGGATCGGTTGGTAATTCTTTGGAGTTTTATGTAGTTTATGCTAATTTATTACCTGATTCGTAGTTTTTAGATccattattttgtttagtaTCTAAGActaaaatgttttcaaaatgtttATGCAGTGAATTTGTTTTAAACCTTTAATAGTGGTCCCTTAAACTCTTCCTCTATGGTAATTGATATGTTGTGATCTGGGATGCAATTTGGTCTTAAGTTTTCTGCTGAACCTGAAAGGCCCTAATTGAGGCTTAATAGAGCAAATGTATATGAATTATGGTTCTATAATTCTTGTAATTTCAATTGAATCATATGAGACTTGATAGATTAGTCGTGTCTGAGGAATTTGTTGAAGCATCTGTATCAAAGTATCTAGCCTACAATCTTTTGCAGTTGCTGGAAGTGAAAGAATGGCAGGCTTTATAATGTTGAAATGTAGACAATGATTTCCTATGTGGGAAACCCTGTCATCCCTATTTCAGATCACTTGGTAGGATCATAGGTATATATCACCATGGGAGCTGACTTATCTTGGAATAATATAATGGTAAATAGGAGGCATGCCAATCTGCATTTCTTAATCTCATCGGGAATTGGTTGGCAGATCTGAGGGTGATTTTGGGGCAGCAAAGGTGATGCTTAGACCTGCTTCACCTGGTACTGGAGTGATTGCAGGAGGTGCTGTGCGAATTGTTCTTGAAATGGCAGGTGTTGAGAACGCGTTAGGTAAGCAAATTGGAAgtaaaaatgcccttaacaatgCCAGAGCCACAGTTGTTGCAGTGCAGAAAATGAGGCAGTTCCGTGACGTTGCTCAAGAACGAGGGATCCCCATGGAAGAGCTGTGGAAGTGATGGTCCTGTAAGCAGGTTCACTTTTTACCCTCAACCTCTTCTGGCAATGTAGATTCTGTACACAAGGCTTTGGTAGTGTAAGTCTACCAACTACGAGATTTAGACATTTCTTTTGTTGATTATAATTGATGCTTTGCGTTTtaatcttttgaaaatttgtttccGATTAATGTTACTCTGAGCTTCTAttaacattttcctttttcttttccatttccaTATGTTATCTAATGTCAATACAAAACTCTTATTGCTCGAGCACTTGCCATTTATACTGATATTGGCTGGCATTCTTTGCATTGATTTCTGAGTCCAAGTCTATTGAGTGTCAATTTATAGATTGTAGTCTGCAAAATCTAATCTGCAATGAAGATGTGCCAGTAAAATCTAGGCATGAGCCAGGCTAACCTACTGACTTAGAATCTTGTCCTGGACGATCTAAAGTTAAAAGTTAAGATTATCACTGCAGACTTAATGGTAAAACTGGAAGCCATTAGCTGAAGCATAGCCGCCGTCACCACCATGCCTAGACCCGTTCCTCTTTGCAATAATAGAAAGCAGCAACTGAGACTGCCTGCCTTGGCACCTTCATAAAAGGGACTCTTGTTAAAGGATCCtgcattttgaaattttatgaaaatgcatTCAAAGGCCTCATGTACTGAATAGCTCCTTCTCATCTGATCGCATTGTATACTCGAGAGCTGAAACATggacattttttctttcttgattgCTGCCAAAACTTGGCTTCTATAGATATGTTAGCTTGTGCTCTACAGACATGTTCTCTttgttttcatattttctctAGCGTCAAGCAAACCCTTAATCTGTCCAGCACGTGCATTTTATGCCTACTGGCCAGGATTCTTTACTATTCACAACAACTGCCATGAAAGAATCTTAAAACTTGTAATTTTTAACTATTGAGTTTAACCGTCCAGGTTTATTCTGCATGGAACGTAAATCAATAAGGGAGACTGTCATGGTGCTGCTCAAGGATTGTGGAAGTTTAGAGCAATGCAAAATTTAACAGTTCTATGAGCAATGAAATGAAAGTAGACGAATGAAATATTCCAAATATGTAACACACACTGGCACATGTCACGACGACACAATTCTCATAAAGGTACCATACGAAGAAGAATTTTTATATAGGAAATCGCAGCAGAAGTAGCATACTGAACTGAATTAGTTATTGCCAGGGGAAAGCTATGCCGCTGTGTCAAAATCAAACCTAATGATATCATACCTTCCTTGCTACTCTGTCAATTTAACAAGTTTCCCAGCTTCGTTTAACCAAAAGACGATAGAACAAATGTTTCTCAGCTCagaaaagaagggaaaagaagGTCAAAACTGAACTTGGAATGAATGGAAGGCTAAGATTTTATCCATCATGACTGAATTGACTGCTGCCGTCACTGCCCTGTCACTTAACCCCGTCCTTCTTCCATTTAATGGAGAGAGCGAAACCAGGTCGGCCGCCATCACCCCCGTTTGCCATTGCAGCAAAATAAGCAGCATATAGGTGAGACAGTAACAACGCGTAACCCTTGAAAGCAACACTTACAAGGATATCTGCCCCTGCACCTTTATAGAAGGACTCTACACCCtcagttttgaaaatttgcgCAAATGCATTCCGTGAGCTTTTATACTTGACAGCTTCTCCTGAGGTCATCATCATCCTCCTACTCACTGTGCCCAGAGGGTAGGAAGCCAGGCTGCCACTACAATCAAACACACAGTCCAAGATAGCTTTGCCCAAATCATTGTTCTGCAAAAGACAAGCATTTCTTAACCATAAACCAGACAACGTTACCTATTGAATCAAATTCATACAAACAGTTAATAGCTAAAAACACGGGTTTATCTGTTGGGAAAGTCTCACCTTTGAGTTTTGACACAAAGATTCAAAGACAACATTCAGAATCTtttgggaaaaagaaaaagatatgaaACTGCAGTTTAAtgacataaaagaaaaaatccaaCTGACCTGCGATTGGATCGACAAATACTGATACCATGGCCTTAAAAGAGCGGATAGCGCTGTAATCACACCAACCTGAGCTAGTGCCATAGTATATCCACGGAACAATCCAGAAATGCCATCTACTTTCAGAGTTTTTCTGTACACATCAAGTATACCATTAAACTGCCTTTTGCTAGAGTAACCGGCAGTTTTGACATCATTTGCAGTTTTGACATCATTTGCCATGCGTGTTCCGGCATAAACTAATGGATAAACAAGAAACAGATTTGCAGCTGTAGAAAAACCACCTGCCGCTACTACCTCAAAAATACTCCACGAGCTATCTATACGACTTGCAAAATATTCGTAGGATTTATAATGTATGGCCTGTAGCACATAAAGGCGTAAGATGTTACAAAATCCTAACTCTTGAGAATAGGACAGCAACCTACAGGACAACTTTGGTGGAAGTTACCTTAGAGGAAACATATGCAGTGGCGATTGCAATGTTGCCTCTCCAAAGGGAAAGGATACCTTCCTTTCTGATTGTTCTGGCAAAGCAGTCAAATATTCCATTGTATGGTTGGGGCAGCCGACCTGACCTGATCATCCCGTTCTGGTTTTGCATCAGGAGCTTCACTCGCTCAAATGGAGCAACTGCTGTCCTGACAATACCTGTCGCAGCCAAATCAATCAGAACAGGATCTTTAAGGTTCTCCAATGGGGCTCCTGCAAAAGCTGGCGGCAAGGGTGTTACAATAGATGAAGATTTCCTGTTCACGAAGGCACCATCCCCATGAATATTTTGCATTCTTGGAGTGTAATTAAAATGCCTGACTGGGAGGTCAGGTTGCCAATGTATCTTTTGAGATACAGATGGATGCATTGGCCCATGTTCCATTCTGCAATTCACTCTTTTCGCCTGCAAAGAAATAGCCAAACGGGTAAGATTTTCTTGGTTTAAAAACTCAATGAAGCACATTCATAcagaaaacataaagtttgAGAAGCGTAATGCAAAAATAGATATAAAAGCCTCAAAAACTTTATGACAAACTCATGTGTCGTTTCTATATCCTGTTTACTAAGAAGAAAGATGAGGAAAAAACTTGGAAGAAAGAACATGAAGCTCAATAGCATATACGTCTTCTATAGAAAGAAAAcaccaaacaaaataaaaatgaaggtTTCTGAATATCATCTGCACAGCAAACTATCCAAACGGAGactaaggaagaagaaaaatgatttaaGATTTGCTCAATAACCCTCTAAAGTACCATTCTAGATCAACGTAATTAGAGCCAATTAAGATTACTAGTATTCTCCTACAAAGCAGCGTGTTAGCATTCTATAACTACTTCTGCTTGGCCAAAGTGTTAGGTTCCAATGTAGCAATTTAATAAGGCAAGAAAAGAACAGAACAGGATTGTGGCTTACATATATGACCAAGAAGCGATGCAAACATTCACTAGAAactaaagaaaagaagagaagccAATAAAATTCATGTCAAGAATCATGAATGGCATAACACAACATCTCTTTTCCTACCCAAGAAGGAAAATTTCACGTCCTACCCAAGCAACGAAAGTTTCGAAACCAACAATAAGTTCTCACATAAGATTCAAGTTCAAGAATCGAGTAAAGTAATTTAGCAGCTACTTCCTCTGTTTGATTCTTGGAGAAAGGgagaaaaactagaaaagaaATGTATGTGCCCATGTTTTAGATTATTTATTTCCATTCAACAAGAACCAAAGAAATGTCTAAAGAGAGGGGTAATCAGAAGAGAAACCAATACGAAGAAAGATACTACCAGTTATTACAGAAGAAGTTGTgcaagaaa
It includes:
- the LOC18596821 gene encoding 30S ribosomal protein S5, chloroplastic, with the protein product MAATAAAAAPALSSLSSLTVRTPTPPFSFVFPGPLKPFSLSRSFPSLSLIAHAKASDIDTSFFDNVNPEEDVVFDPPTPPEGFTPPPSFDDGPDETEDEIAAAYEELYGPAYSGFSVLGNDVYVMDSKVKKTSAFGKVKKEKVRDGFEERVVQVRRVTKVVKGGKQLHFRAIVVVGDKQGQVGVGVGKAKEVIAAVQKSAVNARRNLITVPMTKYLTFPHRSEGDFGAAKVMLRPASPGTGVIAGGAVRIVLEMAGVENALGKQIGSKNALNNARATVVAVQKMRQFRDVAQERGIPMEELWK
- the LOC18596822 gene encoding ADP,ATP carrier protein; the protein is MEHGPMHPSVSQKIHWQPDLPVRHFNYTPRMQNIHGDGAFVNRKSSSIVTPLPPAFAGAPLENLKDPVLIDLAATGIVRTAVAPFERVKLLMQNQNGMIRSGRLPQPYNGIFDCFARTIRKEGILSLWRGNIAIATAYVSSKAIHYKSYEYFASRIDSSWSIFEVVAAGGFSTAANLFLVYPLVYAGTRMANDVKTANDVKTAGYSSKRQFNGILDVYRKTLKVDGISGLFRGYTMALAQVGVITALSALLRPWYQYLSIQSQNNDLGKAILDCVFDCSGSLASYPLGTVSRRMMMTSGEAVKYKSSRNAFAQIFKTEGVESFYKGAGADILVSVAFKGYALLLSHLYAAYFAAMANGGDGGRPGFALSIKWKKDGVK